A segment of the Candidatus Angelobacter sp. genome:
CGCCTCGCCTTGCGATCATGTTGCCGAGTTGATAGTCATCAGCCAGAAAATCAACGAGCGCCTGAAATCCCCCGATGCCGTCGATTTGTGCCCGGGTCGTGGTCATGGCCGCGCCCAAGGCGAAGTCGAGCGGTTTGAGGCTTTGCGATTGCAGTACCTGGCTCCAAAAATCCGCGTTGATGGCGATGGCCTCCCACTGCATCGCCGTGGTCGTGGGATTGGCCAGATGATAAAAGCAATTCACCAGCCCAACGGCCGGATCACGCAACGGAGCGACGACGTTGGCCAGGAAATCCGGGGGCACCCGCACATCCGCGTCGCTGACGACGATCAGGTCGTGTTTGGCCAGACGTTGCAGTTGGGCCAGCGTCGAGACCTTGGCGTTGGCGCCAAGAGACGCATTGCAAACAACCAATTGAACATCCCGCGTACGATGTTTTGCGATCAGCTGCCGGGCGATTTCGCAAACCGGGTCATCAGTCGAGTCAACTCCGAACAAAATCTGTGTTGCAGCAGGATAATCCTGCGTCAGCCAGCTTTCCAGGCAGTGCAGCGTTTCGCCGTCGGCGTTCTTCAGTGGTTTCAGAAGCGTGACCGGTGGCGCAAAACCCTTGTCCGTGGCGCGCTGATGAAGTGGAAATCGCAGTCCGACGACGAATTGCCAAAGCGTCAACGCGAGGCTGAGGAGCGTGAGCGCTGCCAGAATGACGTTCAACACCACGCTTGGTTCTTAACAAGGATCAACGCGGTCAAAAAGGTTTTTCCGAACGAGAGTGACCCCGTTGAAGCGTCGGAGGTGCAACGCCGACCGGGAAAGGACGGGGCCGATTCACCGTTACAACCACTCTTTGATCTTTTGCTCATACCGGATGTAGATGAAGCCGAGAATCAGCAGCACGATGCCGAGCGCCATGAAGCTGAGGATTTGATAGAGCCTGTCGAGTTTCCACACGTCCAAAATCACCACACGGCCGAGCGCGCAACCGAGCACGCCCAGGCCGAGCCAGCGATAGATCCGTTCGCTCATCAGAACTCCCGTGACGAACACCAGCAGGGCCAGCACAGCCCAGCAAACCGTCAGGTAAAATCCGTCCGATTGCAGAAACACGATCCATTTCGACGCGAACCGCCAAAGGCTCAACCCACCCAGCATAATCATCGTTGTGTGCAAGCCTTCGGCGAACTCAAAATGTTCGGGCAAATGCCGGGCGAGACGTTGCTGGCCGAGCAGGACAAGAATGGCAAGCAGGTTTGGCCAATATACGATCGTGTCACCCTGGAACGGAAACCAGAAGAGCCAGAATCCGGCGGCCGTGAGCACCGCGCCGCACTGCAAGCCTTCGCGGTTCTTGCGCCACCCGGCTTCCCAGAAAACCAGCGCGCCGGAGAGCGACAACACCCAGAACCGTTCCCGGCCCGCGATGTATTGATAGACCCAGGCGAGCGACATGAGCAGCGCAGCCCAGCGATAGACCAGCGCGATGGGCAGAATGGATTCGCCGTAGCCGGCGCTGAGTTCGGGCCGGCGATTGAACCAGCGCGCCACGCCGAATGAAAGGGCGACGAGCGAGGCCATCGGCACGAGCGCCACATACCATTCCGGTTTGTCGCGCCACAACTGGTTCAGAAATTCCCAGGCGCTGACCGCGAGAAAGAACTGTCCGCACGCGGCCAGCAGCCATGCGCGCGTGACGGCGCCATATACGGTCAATCCAACGGCGAGCAGACTGGTGAATGCGAGCCAGACCGGCGCGTTGAACAGCGGATGCAACCAGAAGAACAGCATGCCGACCGTTGCGAGCGCGTAGAGTCCCTGGAACAATTGCGCGCCGTCGCGGTCGAACTTCAGCGTTCGTTGATGCTGCCACCAATGGCTGAGGCCAAGCGTGATGGCGACGAGCAGCGCAGGATTCCACCACGGAGGTGCGGGGTGTGTATCAATGGCCCCCCAAAGCCAGAATGCTTGCGCGAGCACAAGATAACCCTGGCCGAACAGCGTGATTTCCCGAATGCGCAACGCATAGAACGAAACGGTCAACAAAACGGTTTCCACGGCGAGGACCAGTGGAAGGTTTTCGTGCGCGGTGTTATTCCAGGTCGTCACCAGCAAGGTCACCAACGCCAGCGCCGAAAACGTCGCGGGCTGCGGGCGGATGCCGTCTGTATTATTCTCCGCACCGTGTCGTCGCGACCAGAACGCGTTGAAGGTCATGAGCAGTCCCACGCTCGCACCGAGGTAAAGGTCGGTGCGGTCGAATTGTTTCATCCCGAACACCGCCCAACTCACCGCAAGAAACGCTGTGAGGTACGCGCCGATTCGCAGGAGCAGGTTTTGTCGCTGGTCAGCGAGGATGAGGAGAATGACACTTTCAGCGGCGAGCATGATCGCCAGCTTCAGGCCGGTGAAATAGGTAATAAAGCCGACTGTGACGAGAACGAGCCCCTGC
Coding sequences within it:
- a CDS encoding glycosyltransferase yields the protein MLNVILAALTLLSLALTLWQFVVGLRFPLHQRATDKGFAPPVTLLKPLKNADGETLHCLESWLTQDYPAATQILFGVDSTDDPVCEIARQLIAKHRTRDVQLVVCNASLGANAKVSTLAQLQRLAKHDLIVVSDADVRVPPDFLANVVAPLRDPAVGLVNCFYHLANPTTTAMQWEAIAINADFWSQVLQSQSLKPLDFALGAAMTTTRAQIDGIGGFQALVDFLADDYQLGNMIARRGGRIVLSPVVVECWESPKSWSEVWRHQLRWARTIRVCQPLPYFFSLLGNATLWPLLWWIVQLVSTGAHFAGSWQGATGYRTGVLRLPDCSWIVAACLLARILTAMRNQQKLTQSLTHVHNFWLAPAKDLLNVLIWVFAFLGNTVEWRCRRYRVRRGGRLVSVS
- a CDS encoding DUF2339 domain-containing protein; translated protein: MNEQERAELLRLKQRLQSLQHELDLLWTQTQQFEAQLKPVEQPSAAPFPIKQMEITPSGASSPARPGVEASATSLKIAAPASLPPVIPPQPEAVFVATASEPEASESAPTAEAPTRELSEPPPLIPAAASAPPVKESSFEMKLGKVWLVRIGIVMLLTALVFFGNYAYQNFITKLGAGGKLFLMYLGSGLLLGLGARLQRKQESLKNYAQVLLAGGLAAVYFTTYAAHHIANLKVIQSGVLDGVFLLAWAAYMAWLADRKKSELLAIFAVGLAYYTSIITNIGLFTLYSNLVLTMAGVFFFVRNRWTTLSFGSLFATYGGYTYWRFYVDGQWLWHSNLSNAGFQPGNLFLLGYWLLFTAAVFLSRHEKFTGEPRAAFLTVNNAAFFSLVVLTQLSVNTGSFWKLSLCFGAVLLGLAALAARRLAAEKIVINSYLTQGLVLVTVGFITYFTGLKLAIMLAAESVILLILADQRQNLLLRIGAYLTAFLAVSWAVFGMKQFDRTDLYLGASVGLLMTFNAFWSRRHGAENNTDGIRPQPATFSALALVTLLVTTWNNTAHENLPLVLAVETVLLTVSFYALRIREITLFGQGYLVLAQAFWLWGAIDTHPAPPWWNPALLVAITLGLSHWWQHQRTLKFDRDGAQLFQGLYALATVGMLFFWLHPLFNAPVWLAFTSLLAVGLTVYGAVTRAWLLAACGQFFLAVSAWEFLNQLWRDKPEWYVALVPMASLVALSFGVARWFNRRPELSAGYGESILPIALVYRWAALLMSLAWVYQYIAGRERFWVLSLSGALVFWEAGWRKNREGLQCGAVLTAAGFWLFWFPFQGDTIVYWPNLLAILVLLGQQRLARHLPEHFEFAEGLHTTMIMLGGLSLWRFASKWIVFLQSDGFYLTVCWAVLALLVFVTGVLMSERIYRWLGLGVLGCALGRVVILDVWKLDRLYQILSFMALGIVLLILGFIYIRYEQKIKEWL